Genomic segment of Neofelis nebulosa isolate mNeoNeb1 chromosome 17, mNeoNeb1.pri, whole genome shotgun sequence:
TGTGTCCACCATAGCATGTGTATCGGCCCCCGTGGGAGCTGCTCACTGGGCCCAGGGGGAAGTCGGCCCCcgagagcccagcctggggctgcaGGCTAAGGTGCTGGGGAAGGTCATGTGCCGCCTCCTTGTACAAAGCGAATCTGTCATAGCCGACGTCAGAGCGACACTGGAGGGTCAGCCTCTGTCCAGGGGTCAAGAAAGGGCTCTGCTGGGTCAggagggagggcttcctggacaCACCTGGGAGACAACCAGTCGTGGATTGAGGAGCAGATTCTCCCCAAACCTCTCTTCTCCTGTCCTGACCCCCAGGTCTCagtgtctctcacattgtctctctgACCTGTGAGATCCCCGtgtctcctccctccaccctctgaTCTGGGGCTCCCCTGGGAGCAGAGCCTCCATAACCTGTCTGGTGGTCAAAACACGGATGCAACAAAAATCAGACTCCCTCACCTGAGACCAGCAGTTCTAGGGGGTCACTGGGCTGTGACCACAACTGGGGAGTGTTGTTGAAATAGCCATGGCATCTGAATGTCCACCTGGCGCTAGGGGTCACAGGGCCCACAGGAAACAGGGCCTGGAACTGTCCACTGGTGTGTTGCTGGGAGTCCAGGGTCCAGGCGGGTTTGGGTTCTCCTTCCTTCATCAGGACGAACCTATGGAATCCCATCAGTGAGGTGCACTGGAGGGTCACCTTCCCTCCTGAGGTCACGACGGGGCTGGGCAGGGCTGAGAGACGGGCTTTGCCATGGAATcctaggagaggagaaaggggcgTGTTAAATGGGGCTCAGATTCCACCCCCCACAATACCCCCAGGGCTGGACTGTGAGGGAGACGCTCTGGGAGCAGACCCCCTCCCTGAAGGCAGAGCCTGGGGCGGGGACCCTGAGGGGGCTCGCACCTGTCACCACCAGCTCCAGGGGGTCACTGCGCTCTGACAAGCCAGCGGGGCTTCGATAGGAACAGTGATACCGTCCTGCATGTCTATCTGTCATGTGTGCGATGGAGAACTTGGCCGTGTTCCCAGGCTTCTTTGGGATATGAACATCCCGAAGCCCTAATCTTCCCTCTTCATCCAGAAGGAACACTTGGGACTCCAGAGTCCCCTGACAGCAGATGGTCACAGGTGTCCCCCAGGGGACCACAAGGCCTGGCTCAGCCCAGATGGTGGGTTTGGGGAGGGCCCCtggaaggaaacaggcaaaaTCACAAGACCTTCCCCACCCCCGTTCTCAGCTCAGACCCAATCCCCCAGACGTCCCCTCTCCATCTGCCCAGAACTGCTGTTCTCCATTTGCAGCTGCCTGGTGGGTGACCCCTGTCTCCAGTGAGGAGGGGACATGCTCCTAGGGACCCCTAGGGACACACTTACCTGCCTGCCCTCGGGTCCTGGGGCCCACACTCAGCCCTGGAAGAGAGTTCCTGTGAGAGGATGGCCCCAAATCCTGAGCAGAACCCCTCCTCCCCATGAGCCTCCTGTGCCTGGGGTCTCTGAAACCCCAGGGCCTGGCTGTGACTGCGGGCTCCTCCCAGACTAGggcgtcccctcccctcctgagaTCTCACCGAGGAGAAGCAGGACTGTGAGGGTGGGGGTCATGGCGTCTCCTGCTTCTGTCCCTGGTTGTGCAGATGGAGGGATCTCAGTGCCCGCAGGACAGAGAGAAGCACAGGGTGTGGCCACTTGGGGGCTGGTCCGCCTGGTCATGGGGTTGTCACGTCAGCAGCCCCACAGGAAGGAGAACAGCCTGTCCCCAGGGGGTGGCTCTGGTGTCCATGAAGCTGCAGTAAGTGGACCCCGAGTTTTCCTGAGATGCCCTGTCTAGGTGAGGAGACCAGGGCACGTCCTTCCCTCCCAGAGACTCCCCTATGGGTTCTCCGTCATTCTCACCACATCCTGGGGGTGCCACCACACATGGGGTTCCCAGGCTCTGGAGATGCTGTAGGTGATGAGGGTTCTAGATCTTCTGTGGCCTCATGTCAGTGCAGACATACCTGTGGCATTTCTGCATGATTCAGGTCAAGGTCACCATGGCAATGCACACAGAGGAGAAATACAGGGAAATAGGGAAGGAAACACAACCCTCTCCTGGACTTAAGAGTGTGGGCTTTCTTTCTGTCACAGCCTTCATGGACTTCTCTATTTTCCTGTGTCATCATCCACCTCCGCTTCCTGGGAACACGCCCATGAGTCCCTCCTGTCTCTCAGTGCCCCTTGTGTCTGGGGCAGAGTCCTCCTTTCCATTCTGGGACCCTGCATGCAAGATGTAGGGGACAATGCATGGGTGAGTGCCCTGATCTGGGGGACAAAGCTAATTCTAATGTAAATATTACTCCATCATCTGCTGCCCATGTGACCTTAGCAGAGGGACCTGGTCTGTAGCACTTTGTCCTTAACCCCACTCCTCACAATGGGTGTGGGGTCAGGGGTACCCAGAACATGGCAGAATCAATCATTGTTAGTTTCCCAACCTGAATAAGAGGGGTGTGGTTGGGACAGGAGAGGACCAGGTGTTGGGCCCCACAGTCAGGTTGGACCAGGGATACACCCTCTCTAGAGGACCCATCTGCTTCTAACGTGGAGAAATGCTATTTATGATGTTTCTGAAGTAGCTGGCATCCATCAACTGCAAGAAAGGGGAAACAAACGTTTCTAGAATTGACAGGACCACAAGAGAAAAAGAGGCCAAAGCCAAGTGACCACCAGTCCCTGGGATCCAGCTGGGGGTCATCCAATTTGACTTCTGCCTCTGTGTGGCCAGGAGGGGCAGCCAGGTGTTCACAGGCAGGAAGGGCATGTGCTTTCTGGGTGACTGTGGAAGCTTCATGACCCTCCACCATGTGTGGGGTGGGACCTGACATGTCTCTGCCCACTGATCCAGCCCAAGGTCAGCACTGATCCATGTTCCCTCTGTCTGTGTGTAAAGTGCTTCCTTccgttggagccccacatgggtgtcagtgcatgtgtgaatgtgtggCTCCCATGGGAGCCATCAGTGCCCAAATTTCCCTCATCAGATGCTATGTTGGGAGAGTGGAGGCCACAGGACAAGGTTTCCATGACTATCCACCCCTTACAGCTTCAAGACAGCCCTGGGAGCAACTGTCTCTGGAAATAGGTGTGTGGAGGTGAGTGTACAATATGAATGGATGTCAGACTCTCTATAAGTCATTTATCATAGCTGAGATTATAGAACAGTAAGAATATAGGAAACTCATTATGTTATCCATGTTACACATCTGAAAGAgtagagaagaaaactgaagttttgAAGCCATAACAGAGATTATATTATAGAAGATACATAAATTTAGAAATGCATTAGTGAATACGTTGGAGGTAAAAACCTATAGATCAGCTCTAGCTGTTTTTGGTGGAgactttcaggttttccatgaagactatcatgtcatctgcaaagttcaggatataaaatcaatctacagaaatcagctgcatttctttacaccaataatgaagcagcaaaaagagatatcaaggaattgatcccatttagaaattgcaccaaaacccttAAGATATCTAGAAATGAACCTaagcaaagagataaaaagatCTGTTTGCttaagtatagaaagcttatgaaaaaattgaagaggaaacaaagaaatagaaaattattccatgttcatggattggaagaacaaatattgttaaaatgttcatactgcccaaagcaatctactcaTTTAATGcaaccctatcaaaataataccagcattcttcacagagctagaataaagagttctaaaatttgtgtggaaccagaaaagactctgaatggccaaaggaatgttgaaaaagaaaaccaaacctggaggcatcacaattctggacttcaagatgtattacaaagctgtaatcatcaagacggtatggtactggcacaaaaaaacagacacatagatcaatggaatgtaCTGGAGagctcagaaatggacccacaagtctatggccaactaattttgacaaagtaggaaagaatatccaatggaaaaagacagtttcttcagcaaatggtgttaggaCAACTGGACAGCGAcgtacagaagaatgaacctgggccctttcttaccccatacacaaaaatagattgaaaatggatgaaagacctaaatgtgagacaggaaaccatcaaaattctacaggagaaaatagacagcaacttctttgacctagGATGCAGCCACTTCTTATTGAACatttctccagaggcaagggaaataaaagcaaaaatgaactattgggacctcatgaatataaaaagcttctgcacagcaaagcaaacaatcaacaaaactaaaaggcaaccgacagaatggaagaagaaattctcaaatgacatattggataaatggctcatatccaaaatctgtaaagaacttctcaaactcaacacccaataaacaaatgctccagtgaagaaatgggcagaagacatgaatagacacttctccaaagaagacatccagatggccaacagacacatgaaaagatgctcaacatcactcatcatcaagaaaatacaaatcaaaaccacaatgagataccatctcacacctgtctgaatgcctaaaattaacaactcaggaaataacaaatgttgtagaggatgtggagaaaagggaaccctggtgCACTGCTGGGGGGAACGCAAACCAgtgtggccactctggagaacagtgtagaggttcctcaaaaaattaaaaatagaactaccctacaacccagcaattgcattaatAGGTATTtaatcaaaggatacaaaaatgctgattcaaaggggcacatgtaccccaatgtttctagcagtactatcaacaatagccaaagtatggaaagagtccaaatatccactgacagaagaatggataaagatgtactcaatggaatactactcagggaacaaaaaagattaaatcttgccatttgccacaatgtgCATGGAACTAGAGAGCATTACGCAAAGTGAATTATGTCAGtccgagaaagacagatatcaaataatttcactcatatgtgaaattttaaaaagacaacagatgaacatggcaaaagggaaggaaaaacaagataaaaacagagggaggcaaaccatgagactgttaaaaaccaagaacaaactgaaggttgctggaggggaggtggatggggtaATGGGctgagtgggtgatgggtattaagaagggcacttttcggatgagcactgggtgtcatatgtaagagatgaatcactgggttcctCTCCTGAAACCAAAAcggcactgtatgttaattaacttgaatttaacttaaaaaaaaagactagatgGAACAGTCTCAAACTATTTTTACCATCATTGAGAAGACACAGATGAATATaaagacacagaatataaaattggaaaacaatGTTGAGGACACTTTGTCAGGTGCAATGCACAGACTGAAGTACTTGGGGAACAGGGAGTATGGTGGATATGGTGAGTTCTGGAAGGAGAGCAGTGAGGAGGATATTGGGCAGCCATCAAGGGGTCACTGGCTGGGAATTttgcagagatggagacaggagACTGCTGGTGTGCACAGTATATCCATGACATCTGTGTCTTGATATTTCGTGGTGGAGTTCATAGTGggaaatttctcagtttttcctcattgaggatgatattagttgcaTGTCTGTtgcatatggcctttatgatcttgaggtatgttccttctacccctactttcttttttatatattaaatgtaatttattgtcaaattggtttccatacaacacccagtgcccatcccaacaggtgccctcctcaatgctcatcacccattttcccctctcccccaccctccatcaactctcgctttgttctcagtatttaagagtctcttatggtttgcctccttccctctctgtaacattttcccccacccctccccccatggtcttctgttaagtttctcaggatccacatatgagtgaaaacatacgttatctatctttctctgcctgacttatttcacttagcataataccccccagttccatccacattgccgCAAATGgccggatttcattctttctcattgccaagtagtattccgttgtatatataaaccacatcttctttatccatttgtcagttgatgggcatttgggctcttcccataatttggctattgttgaaagtgctgctataaacattggggtagaagtgcccctatgcatcagcactcctatatcccttgggtaaattcctagcagtgctattgctgggtcatagggtagatctatttttaattttttgaggaacctccacactgttttccagagcagctgcaccagtttgcattcccaccaactgtggaagagggttcctgtttctccacatcctcgccaacatctatagtctcctgatttgttcattttagccactctgaccagcgtaaggtgttatctcagtgtggttttgatttgtatttccctgatgaggagtgacgttgagcttctttcatgtgtctgttggccatctggatgtcttctttagaaaagtgtctattcatgtcttctgcccatttcttcactggatttttttgttttttaggtgtggagtttggtgagttccttacagattttggatactagccctttatccgatatgtcattggcaaatatcttttcccattctgtcagttgccttttagttttgttgattgtttcctttgcagtgcagaaactttttatcttgatgaggtcccaatagttcatttttgcttttaattcccttgcctttggagatgtgttgagtaagaaattgctgcggctgaggtcaaagaggtcttttcctgctttctcctctagggttttaatggtttcctgtttcacattcaggtccttcatccattttgagtttatttttgtgaatggtgtaagaaagtggtctagtttcattcttctgcatgttgctgtccagttctcccagcaccatttgttagaaaactgtcttttttccattggatacgctttcctgctttgtcaaagattagttggccatatatttgtgggtccaattctggggtctctattctattccattggtctatgtgtctgtttttgtgccaacaccatactgtcttgatgattacaggctaaagtctgggattgtgatgtctcccactttggttttcttcttcaatattactttggtgGGGCAtctgtgtagctcagttggttgagggtctgacttcggctcaggtcatgatctcgctgtctgtgagttcgagcatcaggctctgtgctgacagctcagagcctggggcctgtttcagattctgtgtctccctctctctctgctcctcccccactcatgctctgtctgtctctctgcaaaaaataaataaacattaaaaactttttaaatttaataatactttagctattcggggtcttttgtaattccctacaaattttaggatcgcttgttctagctttgagaagaatgctggtgcaattttgattgctATTGCACTGAAtgccacacacttccaaaactcaaagggaagaaatagaaaatttgaacagatgcataaccagtgaagaaatggaatcagttatcaaaaatctcccaacaaataagtcctggaccagatggcttccctggggaattctaccagacatttaaagcagagataatacctatcctcctcaggctgttccaaaaaatagaaagggaaggaaagcttccagactcatactatgaggccagcattactttgattcccaaaccagacagagatccagcaaagaaagagaactacaggccaatatccctgatgaatacggatgcaaaaattctcaacaagatactagcaaatcgaattcaacaccatataaaaggaattattcaccatgatcaagcgggattcatttctgggctgcagggttgCTTCAATATTCTcacatcaatcaatgtgatacatcacattaataaaagaaaagaaccatatgatcctgtcaatcgatgcagaaaaagcatttgacaaaatacatcatcctttcttaataaaaaccctcgagaaagtcgagatagaaggaacatagaaggaacatcataaaagccatttatgaaaagcccacagctaatatcatcctcaatggggaaaaactgagagctttccccctgagatcaggaacacgacagggatgcccagtctcactgctgttgtttaacatagtgctggaagttctagcatcagcaatcagacaacaaaaggaaatcaaaggcatcaaaattggcaaagatgaagtcaagcttttactttttgcaggtgacatgatactatacatggaaaaccctatagactccaccaaaagtctgctagaactgatacatgaattcagcaaagtcgcagggtagaaaattaatgtaaagaaatcagttgcatttttatacatcaaTAATAAAGCAacggaaagagaaataaagaaaccgatcctattcacaattgcactaagaaccataaaatacctaggaataaacctaaacaaagatgtaaaagatctgtatgctgaaaactatagaaagcttatgaaggaaattgaagaaaatacaaagaaatgtaaaaacactccatgatcatggattagaagaataaatattgttaaaatgtcaataaaatatttttaaaggcagaagaggaaaaatagaagaacaaacaaaagaggggacaaacaaaaataaaatgggaaatctaaTAACAATCTTATCAGGAATTACACTATATGTAAATGATCTAAATACAACActtaaaagataaagattttaaGATGGGTTTAAGAAAAACAactatattggggcgcctgggtggcgcagtcggttaagcgtccgacttcagccaggtcacgatctcacggtccgtgagttcgagccccgcgtcaggctctgggctgatggctcagagcctggagcctgtttctctctctgtccctcccccgttcatgctctgtctctctctgtcccaaaaataaataaacgttgaaaaaaaaaattaaaaaaaagaaaagaaaaacaactatatTAGTTTAGCTTCCCAATATAAACactgggagagggacaaaacataagagactcttagatatggagaacaaacagagggttactggaggggttgtgggatggggggatgggctaaatgagtaagaggcattaaggaatctactcctgaaatcattgttgcactatatgctaacttggatgtaaatttttaaaaaattaaagatgaaaaaaagaaaaacaactataaGCAAAACTCTATTTGCAGTCTATaagaaattcacttcaaatataatgGTGTAAATGGgtgaaaagcaaaagaatgaacaatgtggatgaatcttgaaaacattgtgctaagtaaaaaatccagacacaaaaagtcgcatattgtatgattccacttagatgTACTAAGTAGACAAATTC
This window contains:
- the LOC131499773 gene encoding leukocyte immunoglobulin-like receptor subfamily A member 6 isoform X1; translated protein: MCGGTPRMWRTSPQVATPCASLCPAGTEIPPSAQPGTEAGDAMTPTLTVLLLLGLSVGPRTRGQAGALPKPTIWAEPGLVVPWGTPVTICCQGTLESQVFLLDEEGRLGLRDVHIPKKPGNTAKFSIAHMTDRHAGRYHCSYRSPAGLSERSDPLELVVTGFHGKARLSALPSPVVTSGGKVTLQCTSLMGFHRFVLMKEGEPKPAWTLDSQQHTSGQFQALFPVGPVTPSARWTFRCHGYFNNTPQLWSQPSDPLELLVSGVSRKPSLLTQQSPFLTPGQRLTLQCRSDVGYDRFALYKEAAHDLPQHLSLQPQAGLSGADFPLGPVSSSHGGRYTCYGGHNLSSEWSAPSDPLDILVTGQLSYTPSLSVQPGPTVASGENVTLLCQSWSSVNTFFLSKEGAADPPLRLRSKYRAGHYQAKFSMSPVTSAQGGTYRCYGSYSNFPYLLSHPSDALELLVSVGADTISPPQNKSDPNIASNPKDYTLENLIRMGVAGLILVVLGILLFQPRHSHRRTPDATRRQTQ
- the LOC131499773 gene encoding leukocyte immunoglobulin-like receptor subfamily A member 6 isoform X3: MCGGTPRMWRTSPQVATPCASLCPAGTEIPPSAQPGTEAGDAMTPTLTVLLLLGLSVGPRTRGQAGALPKPTIWAEPGLVVPWGTPVTICCQGTLESQVFLLDEEGRLGLRDVHIPKKPGNTAKFSIAHMTDRHAGRYHCSYRSPAGLSERSDPLELVVTGFHGKARLSALPSPVVTSGGKVTLQCTSLMGFHRFVLMKEGEPKPAWTLDSQQHTSGQFQALFPVGPVTPSARWTFRCHGYFNNTPQLWSQPSDPLELLVSGVSRKPSLLTQQSPFLTPGQRLTLQCRSDVGYDRFALYKEAAHDLPQHLSLQPQAGLSGADFPLGPVSSSHGGRYTCYGGHNLSSEWSAPSDPLDILVTGQLSYTPSLSVQPGPTVASGENVTLLCQSWSSVNTFFLSKEGAADPPLRLRSKYRAGHYQAKFSMSPVTSAQGGTYRCYGSYSNFPYLLSHPSDALELLVSVCPESLPS
- the LOC131499773 gene encoding leukocyte immunoglobulin-like receptor subfamily A member 6 isoform X2, which produces MCGGTPRMWRTSPQVATPCASLCPAGTEIPPSAQPGTEAGDAMTPTLTVLLLLGLSVGPRTRGQAGALPKPTIWAEPGLVVPWGTPVTICCQGTLESQVFLLDEEGRLGLRDVHIPKKPGNTAKFSIAHMTDRHAGRYHCSYRSPAGLSERSDPLELVVTGFHGKARLSALPSPVVTSGGKVTLQCTSLMGFHRFVLMKEGEPKPAWTLDSQQHTSGQFQALFPVGPVTPSARWTFRCHGYFNNTPQLWSQPSDPLELLVSGVSRKPSLLTQQSPFLTPGQRLTLQCRSDVGYDRFALYKEAAHDLPQHLSLQPQAGLSGADFPLGPVSSSHGGRYTCYGGHNLSSEWSAPSDPLDILVTGQLSYTPSLSVQPGPTVASGENVTLLCQSWSSVNTFFLSKEGAADPPLRLRSKYRAGHYQAKFSMSPVTSAQGGTYRCYGSYSNFPYLLSHPSDALELLVSGADTISPPQNKSDPNIASNPKDYTLENLIRMGVAGLILVVLGILLFQPRHSHRRTPDATRRQTQ